A DNA window from Vigna angularis cultivar LongXiaoDou No.4 chromosome 1, ASM1680809v1, whole genome shotgun sequence contains the following coding sequences:
- the LOC108322919 gene encoding uncharacterized protein LOC108322919 isoform X2: MDLSRPAKRHRRSKDGGSEASTLSPVVIFAHGAGAPSSSDWMLRWKNMLKEALQAVDVVTFDYPYMSGKKRAPPKAEKLVEFHSNIVKETATKYPGHPVVLAGKSMGSRVGCMVASMEDNNVSAVVCLGYPLKGMNGAVRDETLLQLTIPTMFVQGSKDGLCPLEKLEATRKKMKAPNDLHVIDGGDHSFKIGKKHLQASNSSQDEAEEAAVQAIAAFISRSLEG, from the exons ATGGATTTGTCACGCCCTGCAAAACGTCATCGTCGGAGCAAAGACGGTGGGAGTGAAGCATCGACGTTGTCGCCGGTGGTGATCTTCGCTCACGGTGCTGGTGCTCCTTCCTCTTCTGATTGGATGCTAAG ATGGAAGAATATGTTGAAAGAGGCACTGCAAGCTGTTGATGTTGTCACTTTTGACTATCCTT ACATGTCTGGAAAAAAGAGGGCTCCTCCTAAGGCTGAAAAACTTGTAGAGTTTCACTCAAACATTGTCAAGGAAACTGCAACTAAGTACCCTGGTCATCCCGTGGTACTTGCAGGCAAATCAATGGGTTCAAG AGTTGGTTGCATGGTGGCAAGCATGGAAGACAATAATGTTTCTGCTGTAGTATGCTTGGGCTACCCATTAAAG GGAATGAATGGTGCAGTTAGAGATGAAACATTGTTACAGCTAACAATTCCTACAATGTTTGTACAG GGCAGCAAGGATGGTCTCTGTCCACTTGAGAAGTTAGAAGCCAcaaggaagaaaatgaaagcaCCCAACGACCTGCATGTCATCGATGGTGGTGACCACTCTTTCAAAATTGGTAAGAAGCACCTGCAAGCAAGCAATTCCTCCCAAGATGAAGCTGAAGAGGCTGCTGTGCAGGCCATTGCTGCTTTCATTTCCAGGTCTCTTGAAGGATGA
- the LOC108322923 gene encoding uncharacterized protein LOC108322923 isoform X2 produces the protein MEGRKGLTLPRHANIIRHHATARKQTNHISPTQTIAMASAQCVKPNTTVEATQPKCPHKPNNTASGVSQQKCPHKFNNTASEVSQPKCPQKTNNIASEASQPKPNSTTIEVCQPKSQHSSFGQKLSEITSKAFKGHHARHGSNQNQLQCYSQTQVESQGHNGTKTETHHYGQTQFQQDKKHGVSKTQITVTMVQAQITHSDEDSYPYGTTTSCFGAPAKKNGELNNNKKNMNLFRRITNGMSRHNSTEGGKNSSSSDSESDDEKCKQCPKTKK, from the exons ATGGAGGGAAGGAAGGGCCTCACCCTCCCTCGCCATGCCAATATAATACGCCACCATGCAACtgcaagaaaacaaacaaatcacATCTCACCAACTCAAACCATTGCAATGGCCTCTGCTCAGTGTGTGAAACCCAATACCACAGTTGAAGCTACCCAACCAAAATGTCCACACAAACCAAATAATACTGCAAGTGGAGTTAGCCAACAAAAATGCCCACACAAATTCAACAACACTGCAAGTGAAGTTAGCCAACCAAAATGCCCACAAAAAACGAATAATATTGCAAGTGAAGCTTCCCAACCCAAACCCAATAGCACTACAATTGAAGTTTGCCAACCCAAAAGCCAACACAGCTCGTTTGGGCAAAAGTTATCTGAGATAACAAGCAAGGCTTTCAAAGGGCACCATGCCCGTCATGGAAGCAACCAAAATCAACTTCAATGCTACAGCCAAACTCAGGTTGAGTCGCAAGGCCACAATGGCACCAAAACAGAGACTCACCATTATGGCCAAACTCAGTTCCAACAAGACAAAAAACATGGGGTCTCCAAAACCCAGATCACAGTTACCATGGTTCAAGCACAAATCACCCATTCCGACGAGGACTCTTATCCTTATGGTACCACTACATCATGTTTTGGGGCTCCTGCCAAGAAGAACGGAGAgctcaacaacaacaaaaagaatatGAACTTGTTCCGGAGGATTACGAATGGCATGTCTCGCCATAACAGCACTGAAGGAGGTAAAAACAGCAGCAGCAGTGATAGTGAAAGTGATGATGAGAAGTGTAAACAGTGCCCGAAGACGAAG AAATGA
- the LOC108322923 gene encoding uncharacterized protein LOC108322923 isoform X1 — MEGRKGLTLPRHANIIRHHATARKQTNHISPTQTIAMASAQCVKPNTTVEATQPKCPHKPNNTASGVSQQKCPHKFNNTASEVSQPKCPQKTNNIASEASQPKPNSTTIEVCQPKSQHSSFGQKLSEITSKAFKGHHARHGSNQNQLQCYSQTQVESQGHNGTKTETHHYGQTQFQQDKKHGVSKTQITVTMVQAQITHSDEDSYPYGTTTSCFGAPAKKNGELNNNKKNMNLFRRITNGMSRHNSTEGGKNSSSSDSESDDEKCKQCPKTKVTVCT, encoded by the coding sequence ATGGAGGGAAGGAAGGGCCTCACCCTCCCTCGCCATGCCAATATAATACGCCACCATGCAACtgcaagaaaacaaacaaatcacATCTCACCAACTCAAACCATTGCAATGGCCTCTGCTCAGTGTGTGAAACCCAATACCACAGTTGAAGCTACCCAACCAAAATGTCCACACAAACCAAATAATACTGCAAGTGGAGTTAGCCAACAAAAATGCCCACACAAATTCAACAACACTGCAAGTGAAGTTAGCCAACCAAAATGCCCACAAAAAACGAATAATATTGCAAGTGAAGCTTCCCAACCCAAACCCAATAGCACTACAATTGAAGTTTGCCAACCCAAAAGCCAACACAGCTCGTTTGGGCAAAAGTTATCTGAGATAACAAGCAAGGCTTTCAAAGGGCACCATGCCCGTCATGGAAGCAACCAAAATCAACTTCAATGCTACAGCCAAACTCAGGTTGAGTCGCAAGGCCACAATGGCACCAAAACAGAGACTCACCATTATGGCCAAACTCAGTTCCAACAAGACAAAAAACATGGGGTCTCCAAAACCCAGATCACAGTTACCATGGTTCAAGCACAAATCACCCATTCCGACGAGGACTCTTATCCTTATGGTACCACTACATCATGTTTTGGGGCTCCTGCCAAGAAGAACGGAGAgctcaacaacaacaaaaagaatatGAACTTGTTCCGGAGGATTACGAATGGCATGTCTCGCCATAACAGCACTGAAGGAGGTAAAAACAGCAGCAGCAGTGATAGTGAAAGTGATGATGAGAAGTGTAAACAGTGCCCGAAGACGAAGGTGACTGTGTGCACTTAA
- the LOC108322919 gene encoding uncharacterized protein LOC108322919 isoform X1, giving the protein MDLSRPAKRHRRSKDGGSEASTLSPVVIFAHGAGAPSSSDWMLRWKNMLKEALQAVDVVTFDYPYMSGKKRAPPKAEKLVEFHSNIVKETATKYPGHPVVLAGKSMGSRVGCMVASMEDNNVSAVVCLGYPLKLPILQGMNGAVRDETLLQLTIPTMFVQGSKDGLCPLEKLEATRKKMKAPNDLHVIDGGDHSFKIGKKHLQASNSSQDEAEEAAVQAIAAFISRSLEG; this is encoded by the exons ATGGATTTGTCACGCCCTGCAAAACGTCATCGTCGGAGCAAAGACGGTGGGAGTGAAGCATCGACGTTGTCGCCGGTGGTGATCTTCGCTCACGGTGCTGGTGCTCCTTCCTCTTCTGATTGGATGCTAAG ATGGAAGAATATGTTGAAAGAGGCACTGCAAGCTGTTGATGTTGTCACTTTTGACTATCCTT ACATGTCTGGAAAAAAGAGGGCTCCTCCTAAGGCTGAAAAACTTGTAGAGTTTCACTCAAACATTGTCAAGGAAACTGCAACTAAGTACCCTGGTCATCCCGTGGTACTTGCAGGCAAATCAATGGGTTCAAG AGTTGGTTGCATGGTGGCAAGCATGGAAGACAATAATGTTTCTGCTGTAGTATGCTTGGGCTACCCATTAAAG TTACCAATATTGCAGGGAATGAATGGTGCAGTTAGAGATGAAACATTGTTACAGCTAACAATTCCTACAATGTTTGTACAG GGCAGCAAGGATGGTCTCTGTCCACTTGAGAAGTTAGAAGCCAcaaggaagaaaatgaaagcaCCCAACGACCTGCATGTCATCGATGGTGGTGACCACTCTTTCAAAATTGGTAAGAAGCACCTGCAAGCAAGCAATTCCTCCCAAGATGAAGCTGAAGAGGCTGCTGTGCAGGCCATTGCTGCTTTCATTTCCAGGTCTCTTGAAGGATGA